The following proteins are encoded in a genomic region of Chryseobacterium cucumeris:
- a CDS encoding DUF1398 domain-containing protein, with protein MKFTIENIKAEHQKVKSGADFPQYIQAIKALGVSHYKAYVSDGNTEYFNTDNQSVQTGSKYDFLPVSDVLNLENFKIKLKLHQQGGTDYITFCKDCAENGITGWTMDLHAMTCTYFDHNETDVLTEQVPG; from the coding sequence ATGAAATTTACTATTGAAAACATTAAAGCAGAGCACCAAAAAGTAAAAAGCGGAGCTGATTTTCCGCAATATATTCAGGCTATAAAAGCATTAGGTGTCTCTCACTACAAAGCATATGTTTCAGACGGAAATACTGAGTACTTTAATACTGACAACCAATCTGTGCAGACCGGAAGCAAATATGATTTTCTTCCTGTTTCCGATGTTTTGAACCTCGAAAATTTTAAAATAAAACTGAAGCTTCACCAGCAGGGAGGAACAGATTATATAACTTTCTGTAAAGACTGCGCAGAAAACGGAATCACAGGCTGGACAATGGATCTTCATGCCATGACCTGTACTTATTTTGATCACAATGAAACAGATGTTCTTACCGAACAGGTTCCAGGATAA